The genomic stretch AGGACCACCGTGCGGAGTAGGGGCGGGGCGTACGGCGCCCGGAGCGTGCCGGCGCACAGCCGGGCCGTCGGCCCGGCCGGTGCCGGGTCGGGGAGGGGCGCGGGGCGCTCGGGTGCGTCGGCCTGGTGGAGGGCGCTGTCGGGCGGCCGTACGAGCGAGTCGAGGTCCTCGTGCTCGAAGGTCTCGGCGGACAGGCCCAGCGCGGGGGCCGCCTGGGCCTGGGCGTGGATGCAGGGCACCCACAGGGCGAGGAGCAGCGCGAGCACCCGCAGCCAGGTCCGGCTGCGGGTGAGGCCCACGATCCCGCTCACGGCAGGGGTATCCCCGGGACGGGCGGGGAGTGCAGCATGCGGGGCGCGATATCCGCCCGCGCGGCGTACGCGCGAGGCATGGGGTTGACGTGGGTGTTCACAGCGTCCGGGGGACAGCCTTGGCCCGGCTGCGGATGCTGAACGCGGTGACGATCTCGGTGATGCCCACGACGACCAGCCAGATGCCGGCGACGAGGGTCAGCACGGCGACCGACCGGAACGGCGAGTCGATGAGCACGATCCCGGCGATGAAGGTGATGACCCCGAGGAAGACCTGCCAGCCCCGGCCGGGCATCCGGGAGTCGTGTAGCGCGGCCAGGGTCTGGGTGATCCCGCGGATCAACCAGCCGATACCGATCCACAGGGCGAGCAGCAGGATCGACTGCATGGGCCCGCGGAAGCAGAACAGCCCGAGCACGATCGACAGGGCGCCGCTGATGAAGGCCAGCACGCGCAGCGAGGTCGCCATGTGCGTGCCGAAGGCGGAGGCCAGCTGGAAGATGCCGCTGATGACGAGGTAGAGGCCGAAGAGGACACCGGCGGCGAGCAGGGAGGCGCCGGGCCAGACGAGCACCAGGACGCCGAGGATCAGCGAGGCGATCCCGGTGACCAGGACCACCTGCCAGGCGGCCTTGGACAGGGCGTGCAGGGGCCCTTCGAACGGCGGCTCGGGCTCGTGCCGTTCACCCGGCGGCGGCGTCGAGTGGACTTTCCGGTCGTCATACTCGCGGCCCCAGTCCGGACCGCTGTTCGGTGCCTCGGTCATGGTTCATGCTGTGACCGCGGGGGTCTGCGGTGCCATCGGGGAAGCCTGTTCGGGTGAAGTCCCGGGGGCGCCTTTGTGCCGGGGGCGACTTCGCATACCCAGGGGTGCGGGACTGCATCGATGTGCGGCTCCGCCGCGATGGGGGTCCCCCGCTCGAGCGCAGTCGAGAGTGGGGGAGCGACAAGCCGCAACGCACCCGCCGCAGACAGCACACCGCACCCACCCGCGCGGTTATCGGCCCGACTTGCCGGAGGCCTTCGCCTTCATCTCCTGCTTGTGTGCCCGCACCTTGGCCAGTGACTCGGGCCCGGTGATGTCGGCGACGGAGCGGAAGGACTGCGGCTCGCCGTAGGCGCCCGCGGCCTCGCGCCAGCCCTGGGGTGTGACGCCGAGCTGCTTGCCGAGCAGCGCGAGGAAGATCTGGGCCTTCTGCTTGCCGAACCCGGGCAGGTCCTCCAGCCGCTTCAGCAGCTCGGCGCCGCTGCCCACGCTCCGCCAGACCTCCTCCGCCTCCCCGTCGTAGTGCTCCACGAGGTACTGGCACAGCTGCTGGATGCGCTTGGCCATGGAGCCCGGGTAGCGGTGCACGGCCGGCTTCTCGGAGAGCAGCGCGGCGAAGGCCTCCGGGTCCATCGCGGCGATGTCGTGCGCGTCGAGGTCCCCGGCGGCGTCCGCGCCGAGCCGGTCGGCGATGGTCCGGGGCCCCTGGAACGCCCACTCCATCGGGACCTGCTGGTCGAGCAGCATGCCCACCAGCGCGGCGAGCGGCGAGCGCCCGAGCAGCGCGTCGGCCTCGGGGTCCTGGGAGAGATGCAGGGTGACGTCCATGTGTCGATGATCGCCCGGCCGCGCGCCCGGCGCAGCCGGGCTACCCCGCCCCTGTTCTGTCCCCTCCGCCTCTCGCGTACGATCCCTTCACAGGAAAGTTAGGCAAGGCTAACCTAAAGTGGCAGAGGGGTTCCGGGTGACCATCGAGACCTACCGTGACGCCTGGGGCATCCCCCATCTACGGGCCTCCAGCGTCCTCGAACTGGCCCGCGCGCAGGGCCGGGTGACCGCCCTGGACCGTGCCTGGCAGCTGGAGGTAGAGCGCCACCGCTCCCAGGGCACCTCGGCCTCCTTCCTCGGCGCGGACGCCCTCTCCTGGGACGTCCTCGCCCGCCGGGCCCGCCTCGACGACACCGCCCGCCGCTGCTTCGCCGCGCTGGAACGCCGGGACCCCGAGACGGCCGACTGGGTCCGCGCGTACGTCGACGGTGTCAACGAGGGCCTGCCGGCCGGTGCCCGCCGGGCGCCCGAATTCGCCCGCACCGGCCTCGGAGCCTGTGTCACTTCCCCGGCCGGGCACGCGACGCCTGGCACGCACTCCCCCAGAGGGGGCACCCGCACTCACCAGATGCCGCGCACTGGTCCGACCGGGGATGTGACACAGGCCCTCACCCCCGGCCGGTGGCAGCCCTGGACCCCGCTCGGCGTCTGGCTCGCCACGCACATCCTGTTCGCCGGATTCCCCGCCAAGCTCTGGCGGGAACAGGCGATACGGCACCTCGGCCCCGAAGCGGTGGGCCTGTTCGCCACCGACGGCCCCGGCACCGCCGGCAGCAACGGCTGGCTCGTGTCCGGCGCCCGCACCGCCACCGGGCACGCCCTGATCGCCGGCGACCCGCACCGCTTCATCGAGGACCCCGGCGTCTACCAGCAGATCCGCCTCTCCTGCCCCGAGTTCGACGTCGTCGGCCTCGCCGTACCCGGCGTCCCCGGCATCGCCCACTTCGGCCACACCGGCACGGTCGCCTGGGCCATCACCAACGCCATGGCCGACTACCAGGACCTCTACCGCGAACGCCTGCGCCGCACAGGCGCGGGCATCGAGTCCCTCGGCCCGGACGGCCTCTGGCACCGGGCCGCCCGCCACACGGAGACCGTGGACATCGCGGGAGAGCCGCCTCTGGAGATCGAGGTGATCGAGACGGAGAGAGGGCCGGTGATCGCAGGGGGACCGGAGGGGCTGGTGGCCGGGGTGGTCGGAACCGAAACCGAAAGGGATCGGGACCCGGAGCCGGGTGCCGCCGACCACGACCCGCAGGCCGCCGGCGTCGAGGACGCCACACTGGGGCCACCCGCTGCCCTGGCCCTGCGTTACCCACCCCGCGTCACAGAAGACCTCGGCTTCAGCGCCCTCCTCCCCCTCCTGCGCGCCCGCACGGTCGCCGACATCGACCGTGCCCTGGACCACTGGGCCGAGCCCGTCAACGTCGTACAGGCCGCCGACACCACCGGCGCCACCCTCCACCGCGTCGCCGGCCGCGTCCCGGTCCGCGCCCACGCCAACCGCCTCCACCCCGTCCCCGCCTGGCACCCCGGCCACGACTGGCACGGCTGGCACAAGACGCCGTACGCACCCGTGCACGACGGCATCGCCGTGATGGCCAACCAGCGCGGCCTCGCCACCCCGCTCGGCGTCGAGTTCGCCCCACCGCACCGCGCCGACCGCATCCGTACCCTCCTCGACGCCCACCGCACCTGGACCGCCGACGCCATGCCGGCGATCCACACCGACACCCACCTCGCCTCCGCCGCGCCCCTCCTCGACCGCCTCGCCGCCCTCGACGCCCTCACCCCCGAGGCGGCCCGCCTCCGTGACCGCCTGCTCGCCTGGAACCGCCGCATGGACGCCGACAGCACCGACGCGGCCGCCTACGCGGCGGTGCGCGGCGCGGTCGTACGCCGGCTCGCCGCGCACCCGGTGTTCGCCCCGCTCGCCGAACCCCCGGCCTACCCCGAGGTCCTGCAACCCTGGCTGGCCCTCGTACCGCGCATCGGGTATGCCCTCGAACACCTGCTGCGCGCCGAGGAGTTGTACGGCATCGACCGCCCTGCCGTCGTACGAGCGGCCCTTGAGGAGATCGCCTCCGCCCGGCCCTCCGGCACCTGGTCCGACACCCACCGCCTCGCCGCCTGGCGCGCGCTGCCGGGGGAGTCGTACGACGAACCCGGGCTCGCCGGTGACCACGACTGCGTGCTGTGCACCTCCGCCGTCCCCGGCCTCACCGACCGCGCGGCCCGCGGCCCGGCCGCTCGTTACGTCTGGGACCTCGCCGACCGCGCGGGCAGCCGCTGGGTGGTCCCCTTCGGCGCCGACGGCGTCCCCGGCGCGCCCCACCACCACGACCAACTCCCCTTGTGGCACAAGGGAGAACTGGCCCCCGTCATCACCGACTGGAACCTGCTGACCCCGCTGACCCCGCTGGAACACACCGAGGAACCCCGATGACCGACCACCGCACCCACCTCTTCGCTCAGCACATCCCCGACTTCGGCACCGTCCGCGTCCACCCCCTCGACCCGGCGTCCGACGCGGACGTGGTCCACCGCTGGGTCGGCGAGGAGCGCGCCGTCTTCTGGGGCATGAACGGCCTCACCCGGGACCAGGTCGCCGAGATCTACGCCCACATGGCCGGCCTCGACACCCACCACGCCCACCTGGTCACCGTGGACGGCGCACCCGCCGCCCTGTTCCAGACGTACGAGCCCGCCGCCGACCGGGTCGGCGAGTGCTACGACGTACGCCCCGGCGATCTCGGCATCCACGTCCTCCTCGCTCCCGCCGGCCCCGACGGCCCGCGCCCCGGCTGGACGTCCGCGCTGCTGACCGCGTTGACGACGTACGCACTGCGGACCCTGGACCGGCGCCGGCTCGTGGTCGACCCGGACGTGCGCAACACCAGGGCGATCGCCCGCTTCGAACGCCAGGGCTTCGTGCGCGGCCCGGCGGTCGTCCTGCCCGAGGTGGACATCCCCGACGTGTACCTGCCGGAGAAGCACGCCCAACTCGCCTTCCTGGAACGGGCCGTGGCCCTTCCCGGCGACTAGCCTTCCCCAGGTGACCACGTCGCCCGAAGAGCTGATCGCCCACTACCGACTCGAACCGCTCCCCCGGGAAGGCGGTCTGTACCGGCGTACCTGGGCGGGGCCCGTACGCCCGGACGGCCGTCCCGAGGGCTCCGCCATCGTCGTCCTGCTCACCGCCGACGACTTCTCCGCGCTGCACCGCCTGCCCACCGACGAGATCTGGCACTTCTACCTCGGCGACCCGCTGCACCTCCTGCTGCTCGCCCCCGACGGCACCACCCGCACCACCGTCCTCGGGCCCGCCCCGCTGTCCGGCCAGCACGTGCAGTTCACCGTGCCCGCCCACACCTGGATGGGCGCGCGGGTCGCCCCGGGCGGCGCCTGGACGCTCTTCGGCACCACGATGGCCCCCGGATTCACCGACGCGGACTACGAACACGGAGACGCGGCCGAACTGACGGCGCGTTACCCATCGGAAGCCGCCCGGATCACGGAACTGTGCCGCCCATGAACCTCCCCGAGCTGCTCCACGGACAGACCGCCCTGGTGACCGGCGCGGGCGGCGGCATCGGACGCGCCATCGCCCTGCGCTTCGCCGAGCAGGGCGCGGCGGTCGCCCTCCACTGCCGTACGGCGGTGGAATCGGCCGGTGAAGTGGCGTCAGGAATCCGGGAGTCCGGCGGCGAGGCCGTCGTACTCCAGGCGGATCTGACGGACGACGACGCCTGTCACCGCCTGGTCCGGGAGGTGACGGACTGGTCCGGAGGCCGGCTCACCGCCCTCGTCAACAACGCGGCCGTCCAGCCGGTCCAGCCCCTGCCCGGCATGACGGCGGACGCGTGGCGGACGGTCGTGGACACCGATCTCACCAGTGTCTTCGCGTGCACCCAGGCCGCGGCGGCGCACATGCGCGCACACGGCGGCGGCACCGTCACCCACATCGCCTCCATCGAGGCCGCTCACCCCGCCCCCGGCCACGCCCACTACAGCGCGGCCAAGGCCGCGGTGGTCATGCACGCCCGCGCGGCCGCCCTGGAGTACGGGCCCGACGGCATCCGCGTCAACACCGTCTCGCCCGGCCTGATCGACCGGGAGGGCCTCGCCGAGGCCTGGCCGGACGGCGTACGCCGCTGGCTGGCCGCCGCCCCCACCGGCCGCCTGGGCCGCCCCGAGGACGTGGCCGACGCCTGTGTCTTCCTGGCCTCGCCGCTCGCGCGCTGGATCACCGGCCACGACCTGACCGTGGACGGCGGTATCTCGGCCCGCCCGACCTGGTGAGCAACGCGGCCGATCTCTCCGTACCTACAGGGAGGCCCGTACACGGAGGCCTGACGAAGGCACAGGGAGGGGACGAGGTGCTGCGCGACCGACACCGCCGGACACGACGGCTGACCCTGCTCTGCGCGGGCCTGTTCCTCCTCCTGCTCGGCACGGCGGCGCCCGCGTCGGCCCACGCGGCCCTGCGCGGGACCGACCCCGCCGACGGCACCGTGCTGCGCACGGCCCCCCGGCAGCTCACCCTCACCTTCACCGAGTCGGTCGGCCTGCTCACCGACTCCTTCCGCGTCTACGACCCCCACAACCACCGCCTGCGCACGGGCCCCACCGAGCACGCCCCCAGCGGCTCGGACACCGCCCGTGTCCCCCTGCCCGCCCAGCTCGCGGACGGCACCTACACGGTCGCCTGGCGGGTGGTGTCGGCGGACAGCCACCCGGTGTCCGGCGCGCTCACCTTCTCGGTCGGCCGGCGCACGGCGACGACGGCGGCCCCGGCCCCCGACAACGCGGAGAACCCGGCCACCGCGGCCCTGTACAACATCGCCCGCTGGCTCGCGTACCTCTCCGTGGCCGTGCTGCTGGGCACGGCGGCGTTCGTGGCGTACTGCCGTCCACCGAAGACGGCCCCGCTGCGCACCCCCGCCCTGGCCGCTGCCTGGACCCTCCTCGCCGCGACAACTGCCCTGTTCGTCCTGCGCACCCCGTACGAGGAGGGCACCTCACCCACGCTCTCCGTGCGCTCCCTCACCCACGCGGCCACGACCCGCCCCGGCGCACTCCTGCTCGCCCGCCTGGCACTGCTCCTCGTCGCGGCAGCCGCCGTGGCGCTGCTGCGGTCCCGCCGCAGAAGACTCCCGCGCCGTACGACGCTCATGGTGGCCGCGGCCGTCTCCCTCCCCCTCGCCCTGACCTGGACGGCGGCCGAACACGCTTCGGCGGGCATCCAGGTCCCCCTGGCGATCACCTCCGCGACCCTCCATCTGCTGGCCATGGCGGCCTGGCTGGGCGGCCTGGCGGCCCTGCTGCGCACGGCATCCGACCCTGCAGCGCTCCCGCTCTCGGTCCCGGCCCGTTTCTCCCGGCTGGCCTCCGCCTCGGTGACGGTTCTGGTCCTGACCGGCGTCTACCAGTCCTGGCGGGGCCTCGGTTCCTGGCAGGCGCTCACGGACACGACGTACGGCCGCACCCTGCTGGCCAAACTGGCGGCGGTCACCGCGCTCCTGCTGGCGGCTGCCTGCTCCCGCACCTGGACGACCCGCGCGATGCGGTCCCGGGCGACGGCGGCGACCGCCCCCACCCGCATCCCCGAACCGGCGACGGGCCCCCCGCTCCCCCCGGAACCCCCCGCCCCGCCCCCACACCCGCCCCACTCCCTCCTGCGCCGCTCGGTGCTGGCGGAGGCGGCCGTCTCCGTGGTGGTCCTGGCCCTGTCCACTCTCCTGACGAGCACGGTGCCGGGCCGCACGGCCACCGAGGAGGCGCAGACCGGGACCCCGACGGCCGGCATCCCGACGGCCTCGGTCACCACGATCCCCTTCGACCTCGGCACCCCCGGCGGCCACGGCAAGGTCCAGGTCACCCTGGACCCGGGCCGGGTGGGCCGGACCTCCGTCCAGGCGGTCGTCTACGGCCCCGACGGCGGCCTTTCCACGGTCCCCGAACTCCGCGTCACCCTCACCCTCGCCGCCCAGCGAATCGGCCCCCTCGACACCAAGGTCACCGACCGCGGCGGCTACTGGGCCACCGACTCCTTCGACCTCCCCCTCCCGGGAACCTGGACGATGAAGGCGACGGTACGGGTGTCGGACCTGGACCAGGTGACGGTTTCGGCGCCGGTGCGGGTGACGCGGTAGGCGGGAGGCACCGATCCAGCCGTCCTTCGCTGTCCGGGCAGTTGACAGTGTCAGGCCGTGACGCCGGAGTCCCGGGCCGATGGACATACGCGGTGCCTTGGCTACGCGGGCATGACACCGTGAATGCGGGAGAGGGTGAAGACGCGTTCGTCGTCGCGCAGGTGGCACCAGGCGTACAGGTAGGGCGGGTCGAGATCGAGTTCGCTGAGAGTGCGTACGGTGCGGCTGCCCGAGGCGGCCACGTATTCGATGGTGACATCCTGGCCTTTGTCGATGGCATGGGCCAGTTGACGGACGTCGGTGAGGGACAGCAGGCGCGCGTGGCCGGCGACGATTTCCTCGGTGTCGGTGCCGAAGGGGATTCCGCTCGCCGGATCGGGTTCCGGTGCGACGGGTGGGGCAGCCTGCAGTTTGGCGGCCAGGGCACCCACGTCGACGGCGGCCAGGGACCCCTTTGTACGGGCGCTCGTGCCCTGGCGGCTTGACGTGCCGCCGGGCGCACGTGGGTGCGGTACCGGGGTGGCGGCGCGGCGGTGCCGGTTCTGTTCCACGCGTACGGTCCCGTCGGCGCTCTCGGCGACTGGTGCGTAGCCCGCCGCTCGGAGCGCGGCGACGGTCTTGTCGAGCGGGATCCGGCTGACCAGCACGGTCGGTGCCAGCAGCCGCAGGCCGAGGCCGGCGAGCTTTCGGTGGGCGGCGAGTTCGGCGAGGAGGGCGGGTTCTTCGCCGTGGATCACGCTGGCCGCGGAGGTGACGCGCATACGGCCGTGGCTGCGCGCGGTGTCGTTGATCAGGTACGTCAGCGGCTGCGGGAGGGCGCCGACGGCGACGGCGGCCAGGTCGGCCGCGATGGCTTCGGGTGTACGGCCCGCGTCCAGGGCGCGGCGGACGCTGCCCGGACTGAACCGCCACACCGATGCCGTGCCGCCGGCCTCCCGGTCCGCGACGGTGTCCAGGAGCGAGGCGAGCTGGGCGGACGGTGTGCCGGTCACGACGGCGGTGAGGTCGGCACCGAAGCGGGCGGCCCTGGTGGCCGTCGGCAGCAGACGCTGACAAGCCGCGGCCAGGGCTTCGACGTCGTCGGCCTGCAGCGCGGCACCGATGCAGGACAGGGCGCCGCGGCCGACGACTCCGAGCAGCTCCGCCTCGCGTGCCAGGGTGGCGAAGGGCGTGCTGTCCTGGGGAAGTTGATCGGCGAGAGGACGGTACCAGGCGACCAGCGGCCCCAGTTCCGCCGCGCTCTTCGCTCCCTGGCCGGCCGGGAGGTGCGCTGCGGCGGTGAGGAGCCCGTCCCGGGCCTGCGCGCAGCCCTCGCAGGGTGGTGATCCGGCGATTGCGGGCAGTACCTTGCCGTCTTCGTCGCGGGCCTGGGCCGGGGTGAGCGGCAGTGTCCGCCATGCCTGGAGCAGCGCGGTGAGCTGCTCCGCCGGTTCCCGCTGCGCCCAGGCGTCGTAGCCCTTCGTCGCCGCGACCTGGCTGCCGTCCCGGGCGAGCAGACCGGCGTGGTACGCCGTCTCCAGAGCGAGGCGTACGACGATGTCGTCGCACTGCGCTGCCTTGCCGATCCGGGACATCTCACGTGCCCCGACCCCGCCGGACTTCAGCCGGGTCGGAGGAGAGGCGGAGCACACCGCAAGGACCGAAGCGGCGTGAGCGGCGAACGCCGTGGCCGCGGCCGCCGCTTCCTGGTCCGCCTCTGCCGGGGTGACGGGCGTCGAACGAACAGAGGGCGGGACGGGCTCGAAGGGGGCGTGCCAGTCGGCTCCGCGCAGGGCGAGTGCTACCTCGGCCGGCATGCGGGTGGCTCCGTATCGACGGTGGTCCTGGACAAGCAGCCCCCGCTCCAGCGCCCAGCGCGCACCCGGCTCGGAGTCGGAGAGTGGAACCCCAGGGGCCCCGAGGATGGTGAACTCGGTCTGGGACTCGGGTTGTTCGGTCTCGTGACCCGCCAGCCGCTCAAGTAGTTCCCGGGTGACCGCAGGCGCCCCGGCCACCACCTCGGCGACCCGCTCAGCATCACTGTGGTGATCCACGAGGGCCGTCAGCCGCTGCTGTTTGGTGTTGCCGGTTGTCCGTACACCCAGGGCCACCAGCATGCGGCGCAGTTCCTCGGAGGTCATGTCCGCGAGCAGCCGGGCGAGCGGCGCGTCCAGTCCCAGCGGCGTCTGCCATGCCTGCCGCAGCGGTGCCGCCATACGCAGGAGCCCCTCGCCGTCCGGCCAGACCAGCGCGTGATCGGCCAGTGTTCCGAGGGCCTCGTCCAGCCCGCGAGCGCTCTCTGTTCCGGACACGCCCAGCAGATCCCCGAGAGCGGCACGTGGTGTCGGCCCCAGCGCCGCCAGCGCCTCCGCCACCTGCAGGTGTGGCAGCGCGAGCCCGGGCAGCACGAGCGCCACCGAGGCGGGGCGCTGGAGACGGTCCGCCAGTTCACCAAAGGATCGTGGCTCCGGCGGCGACACGGTGTCCCCGCGTGTGGCGAGGACCCGCTCGAGCCGGGAGACTTCGAGACCGCTCAGCCACGTGGTCAGTGTTGATCCGCTGGGCTTACCGATGGGGCACCTCACGAGAACGAGCACCGTTCGCTTCGCTTCCGGACCGGAACCGGTCCTGGCAGGACACCAGGATGGCGCATGCTGCGGGCCGCCTGCGTCCCGCAGCAACAGAAACCCGCTTCTGCAATGCCGGAAAAGACGGAAACTGAGACGGACCCGCGCGTAATCCTGGTGACGGTGGGCTGCGATCGGGGCTAGCGTGCGGCGGTGATCAGCGATGAGGGAGTACGTCTGGGTGCGGAGGCCGCACGGCGCCTGGCGCAGACAGGGCTCTATGAGTTCGAGTCAGGACTGACGGATGCCGAGTTCGAGCGAATCGAGCAGGAGTTCGGGTTCGAGTTCGCGGACGATCACCGCGCGTTCCTTGCGGCGGGCCTTCCGGTCAACATTCCTCCCGAGGAGGGGCAGACCTGGTCCAAGCCCTGGCCCGAGTGGCGCAGCAGCGATCCGGAGAGGTTGCGCGATCAGCTTGGCTGGCCGGTCGAGGGCGTTCTCTTCGACGTCGAGTGCAACGGATTCTGGTACGA from Streptomyces roseochromogenus subsp. oscitans DS 12.976 encodes the following:
- a CDS encoding HdeD family acid-resistance protein translates to MTEAPNSGPDWGREYDDRKVHSTPPPGERHEPEPPFEGPLHALSKAAWQVVLVTGIASLILGVLVLVWPGASLLAAGVLFGLYLVISGIFQLASAFGTHMATSLRVLAFISGALSIVLGLFCFRGPMQSILLLALWIGIGWLIRGITQTLAALHDSRMPGRGWQVFLGVITFIAGIVLIDSPFRSVAVLTLVAGIWLVVVGITEIVTAFSIRSRAKAVPRTL
- a CDS encoding HhH-GPD-type base excision DNA repair protein, which codes for MDVTLHLSQDPEADALLGRSPLAALVGMLLDQQVPMEWAFQGPRTIADRLGADAAGDLDAHDIAAMDPEAFAALLSEKPAVHRYPGSMAKRIQQLCQYLVEHYDGEAEEVWRSVGSGAELLKRLEDLPGFGKQKAQIFLALLGKQLGVTPQGWREAAGAYGEPQSFRSVADITGPESLAKVRAHKQEMKAKASGKSGR
- a CDS encoding penicillin acylase family protein, with translation MTIETYRDAWGIPHLRASSVLELARAQGRVTALDRAWQLEVERHRSQGTSASFLGADALSWDVLARRARLDDTARRCFAALERRDPETADWVRAYVDGVNEGLPAGARRAPEFARTGLGACVTSPAGHATPGTHSPRGGTRTHQMPRTGPTGDVTQALTPGRWQPWTPLGVWLATHILFAGFPAKLWREQAIRHLGPEAVGLFATDGPGTAGSNGWLVSGARTATGHALIAGDPHRFIEDPGVYQQIRLSCPEFDVVGLAVPGVPGIAHFGHTGTVAWAITNAMADYQDLYRERLRRTGAGIESLGPDGLWHRAARHTETVDIAGEPPLEIEVIETERGPVIAGGPEGLVAGVVGTETERDRDPEPGAADHDPQAAGVEDATLGPPAALALRYPPRVTEDLGFSALLPLLRARTVADIDRALDHWAEPVNVVQAADTTGATLHRVAGRVPVRAHANRLHPVPAWHPGHDWHGWHKTPYAPVHDGIAVMANQRGLATPLGVEFAPPHRADRIRTLLDAHRTWTADAMPAIHTDTHLASAAPLLDRLAALDALTPEAARLRDRLLAWNRRMDADSTDAAAYAAVRGAVVRRLAAHPVFAPLAEPPAYPEVLQPWLALVPRIGYALEHLLRAEELYGIDRPAVVRAALEEIASARPSGTWSDTHRLAAWRALPGESYDEPGLAGDHDCVLCTSAVPGLTDRAARGPAARYVWDLADRAGSRWVVPFGADGVPGAPHHHDQLPLWHKGELAPVITDWNLLTPLTPLEHTEEPR
- a CDS encoding GNAT family N-acetyltransferase, whose translation is MTDHRTHLFAQHIPDFGTVRVHPLDPASDADVVHRWVGEERAVFWGMNGLTRDQVAEIYAHMAGLDTHHAHLVTVDGAPAALFQTYEPAADRVGECYDVRPGDLGIHVLLAPAGPDGPRPGWTSALLTALTTYALRTLDRRRLVVDPDVRNTRAIARFERQGFVRGPAVVLPEVDIPDVYLPEKHAQLAFLERAVALPGD
- a CDS encoding cupin domain-containing protein, which translates into the protein MTTSPEELIAHYRLEPLPREGGLYRRTWAGPVRPDGRPEGSAIVVLLTADDFSALHRLPTDEIWHFYLGDPLHLLLLAPDGTTRTTVLGPAPLSGQHVQFTVPAHTWMGARVAPGGAWTLFGTTMAPGFTDADYEHGDAAELTARYPSEAARITELCRP
- a CDS encoding SDR family NAD(P)-dependent oxidoreductase; protein product: MNLPELLHGQTALVTGAGGGIGRAIALRFAEQGAAVALHCRTAVESAGEVASGIRESGGEAVVLQADLTDDDACHRLVREVTDWSGGRLTALVNNAAVQPVQPLPGMTADAWRTVVDTDLTSVFACTQAAAAHMRAHGGGTVTHIASIEAAHPAPGHAHYSAAKAAVVMHARAAALEYGPDGIRVNTVSPGLIDREGLAEAWPDGVRRWLAAAPTGRLGRPEDVADACVFLASPLARWITGHDLTVDGGISARPTW
- a CDS encoding copper resistance protein CopC; this translates as MLRDRHRRTRRLTLLCAGLFLLLLGTAAPASAHAALRGTDPADGTVLRTAPRQLTLTFTESVGLLTDSFRVYDPHNHRLRTGPTEHAPSGSDTARVPLPAQLADGTYTVAWRVVSADSHPVSGALTFSVGRRTATTAAPAPDNAENPATAALYNIARWLAYLSVAVLLGTAAFVAYCRPPKTAPLRTPALAAAWTLLAATTALFVLRTPYEEGTSPTLSVRSLTHAATTRPGALLLARLALLLVAAAAVALLRSRRRRLPRRTTLMVAAAVSLPLALTWTAAEHASAGIQVPLAITSATLHLLAMAAWLGGLAALLRTASDPAALPLSVPARFSRLASASVTVLVLTGVYQSWRGLGSWQALTDTTYGRTLLAKLAAVTALLLAAACSRTWTTRAMRSRATAATAPTRIPEPATGPPLPPEPPAPPPHPPHSLLRRSVLAEAAVSVVVLALSTLLTSTVPGRTATEEAQTGTPTAGIPTASVTTIPFDLGTPGGHGKVQVTLDPGRVGRTSVQAVVYGPDGGLSTVPELRVTLTLAAQRIGPLDTKVTDRGGYWATDSFDLPLPGTWTMKATVRVSDLDQVTVSAPVRVTR
- a CDS encoding WYL domain-containing protein, which produces MRCPIGKPSGSTLTTWLSGLEVSRLERVLATRGDTVSPPEPRSFGELADRLQRPASVALVLPGLALPHLQVAEALAALGPTPRAALGDLLGVSGTESARGLDEALGTLADHALVWPDGEGLLRMAAPLRQAWQTPLGLDAPLARLLADMTSEELRRMLVALGVRTTGNTKQQRLTALVDHHSDAERVAEVVAGAPAVTRELLERLAGHETEQPESQTEFTILGAPGVPLSDSEPGARWALERGLLVQDHRRYGATRMPAEVALALRGADWHAPFEPVPPSVRSTPVTPAEADQEAAAAATAFAAHAASVLAVCSASPPTRLKSGGVGAREMSRIGKAAQCDDIVVRLALETAYHAGLLARDGSQVAATKGYDAWAQREPAEQLTALLQAWRTLPLTPAQARDEDGKVLPAIAGSPPCEGCAQARDGLLTAAAHLPAGQGAKSAAELGPLVAWYRPLADQLPQDSTPFATLAREAELLGVVGRGALSCIGAALQADDVEALAAACQRLLPTATRAARFGADLTAVVTGTPSAQLASLLDTVADREAGGTASVWRFSPGSVRRALDAGRTPEAIAADLAAVAVGALPQPLTYLINDTARSHGRMRVTSAASVIHGEEPALLAELAAHRKLAGLGLRLLAPTVLVSRIPLDKTVAALRAAGYAPVAESADGTVRVEQNRHRRAATPVPHPRAPGGTSSRQGTSARTKGSLAAVDVGALAAKLQAAPPVAPEPDPASGIPFGTDTEEIVAGHARLLSLTDVRQLAHAIDKGQDVTIEYVAASGSRTVRTLSELDLDPPYLYAWCHLRDDERVFTLSRIHGVMPA